TTGTCATATCGGATAACAGCTTTGAAACAACCCGCGGCGGAGCGGGGGGTACGGCGGCACGTCGCGGCAAAAATCCGTATGGTGGAGAAGGAGTTGTTGCCCGGGCAGTGGGGTGCCGGTGCGGGGCTTCGCTGCCTGCAGAAAGGAGAGATGACGTGGAAAATCCGGATACGCTCATCCTCAACCTGACCTTTTTGGGCACTGTGGGCATGGCCTTCCTGATGTTCCTGGTTCTTTTCCTGCTGGGCGTCATCACCCTCGTGCTCGCAGGGATCGGGCGGCTTGCCGCCATCACCCTGATGGCGGCATTCGGCAGGCGCTCCCATAGCGAAAACCCGAAACCCGGCCGCCCGCCCCGCGGCTGGCGGGGCGGGCTGAAGGCGGCCCGCCTGCGCAGGGCGCTCCGCACCGCCGTCGTACATCATCCGGCCCTGGCCGCCGCGCGCCGCGAACCTCCCGTCCTTGCCGAGGACTGGGCCGCCGCCGTTGCCGAGGCGGACGCGCGGGCCATGGCGCGTGCACGTGCGGCTGCGCCGGAAATCAAGCTTTCGGTGCGGGACTTGCCGGACCCCCATGTTCCTGCCGAGAAGGTGGTGGAGGTCGCTCCGCTCGTAGAGTCGAAACTCGATGACCACCGCCACGCACACGCCGCGCGGTCGTTCAAGAAGCCGGAAGTTCCCCAGCCGCTGTCGCCGCTGGATACGGGATCGCTAGTGTCCCTGTCCGGTCCGGCGCAGGTATTCAAGGGCAGGGCCACCAACGGCAAACAGCCCTTACCTTGAGCAACCATCTGGGCTAGCGTGAAACCCATGGAATTCAGATACCTCGGAAACAGCGGCTTTAAAGTCTCAGAAATTACCTTCGGCAACTGGCTCACGCACGGCTCCCAAGTGGAGAACGACGTCGCCTCCCAGTGCGTGCGGGCCGCCCTCGATGCCGGCATCAGCACCTTCGACACGGCGGACGTCTACGCCAACACCGCGGCCGAAACCGTCCTCGGCGAAGCCCTGAAGGGCGAGCGCCGCGAGTCCCTGGAGATCTTCACCAAGGTCTACGGCCCCACCGGCCCCAAGGGCAAAAACGATCTTGGCCTGTCCCGCAAGCACATCATGGAGTCCATCAACGGCTCGCTGCGAAGGCTCCAGACGGACTATGTGGACCTCTACCAGGCCCACCGCTACGACTTTGAAACGCCGCTGGAAGAGACGATGCAGGCGTTCGCTGACATTGTCCGGCAGGGCAAGGCGCTGTACATCGGCGTCAGCGAGTGGACCGCGGAGCAGCTGCGCGCCGGCCACGCGTTGTCCAAGGAACTAGGCTTCCAGCTCATCTCCAACCAGCCGCAGTACTCCATGCTGTGGCGCGTCATCGAGG
This genomic interval from Arthrobacter sp. SLBN-100 contains the following:
- a CDS encoding aldo/keto reductase family protein, giving the protein MEFRYLGNSGFKVSEITFGNWLTHGSQVENDVASQCVRAALDAGISTFDTADVYANTAAETVLGEALKGERRESLEIFTKVYGPTGPKGKNDLGLSRKHIMESINGSLRRLQTDYVDLYQAHRYDFETPLEETMQAFADIVRQGKALYIGVSEWTAEQLRAGHALSKELGFQLISNQPQYSMLWRVIEAEVVPASEELGVSQIVWSPMAQGVLSGKYLPGQPAPEGSRATDEKGGAKMIQRWMRDDVLAGVQELKPIAEEAGLSMPQLAVAWVLQNPNVASAIIGASRPEQIADSVEAAGVTLEPDVLKKIDDAIGSLAERDPAQTKSPAAREA